A window of the Paenibacillus woosongensis genome harbors these coding sequences:
- a CDS encoding class I SAM-dependent methyltransferase, which produces MIEMLRNEAAWEQAWKDDQTTGVNLMKSAGIEPRFTFGAIAAQNYNEQSFNDEGRRRSARIIGWLENQGVNFNGASVLDIGAASGIFSIPFAQRGADVTAVEPSLPFTELLEHNNQKWADGKVKIVRAAFEDMDTKTLGWNQAFDFVFVSMCPAITDWEMVEKVISCARKFCYISLAAGPKEHSLTLEILPLLNHSYNKHQNSEMMYLLQLLYLKGYAFHSLVTREMKVRVVSRAEAIQEVLHWLNFYNYPVDENTQAIIEDYLDQTYPGKTIPIKQGGRFGKVLIQLEEQSMFTYS; this is translated from the coding sequence ATGATCGAAATGTTACGCAACGAAGCTGCTTGGGAACAAGCTTGGAAGGACGACCAAACGACAGGTGTAAACTTGATGAAATCAGCAGGGATCGAGCCGAGATTCACTTTTGGCGCCATCGCGGCCCAAAACTACAATGAGCAATCGTTCAACGATGAAGGAAGAAGACGGTCAGCACGTATTATCGGCTGGTTGGAAAATCAAGGCGTAAATTTTAATGGCGCCTCTGTCCTCGACATCGGAGCGGCCTCTGGAATATTTTCTATTCCCTTTGCGCAAAGAGGAGCAGATGTGACCGCCGTTGAGCCGTCGCTTCCGTTCACAGAACTATTGGAGCACAACAATCAAAAATGGGCCGACGGTAAGGTAAAGATCGTGCGCGCAGCCTTTGAAGATATGGATACGAAGACATTAGGCTGGAACCAAGCTTTTGATTTTGTCTTTGTGTCAATGTGCCCGGCGATCACAGACTGGGAGATGGTGGAGAAAGTGATCAGCTGCGCTCGAAAATTTTGTTATATCAGCCTAGCGGCAGGTCCTAAAGAACACAGCCTCACCCTTGAAATATTGCCGCTGTTAAACCATTCATACAACAAGCATCAAAACTCCGAGATGATGTATTTGCTACAGCTGCTTTATCTAAAAGGGTACGCCTTTCATTCACTCGTCACACGAGAAATGAAAGTCAGGGTTGTGTCTCGTGCGGAAGCCATTCAAGAGGTTTTACATTGGCTTAACTTTTACAATTATCCAGTAGATGAGAATACGCAGGCCATCATTGAAGATTATCTGGATCAAACTTATCCTGGAAAAACGATCCCAATCAAACAAGGAGGGCGCTTCGGCAAAGTGCTCATTCAGTTAGAAGAGCAAAGCATGTTTACTTATTCATGA
- a CDS encoding NAD(P)/FAD-dependent oxidoreductase yields MKEVDVVIIGGGPAGLSAGLVLGRARKKTLIIDEGQPRNAVTREAHGFLTRDGVSPHDFRKIAKEQLRTYPSVSHLEDIVRLIEGEDGQFLLETVSGVKIAASKLLFAIGMKDRDLGIPGLAEVYGKSAFVCPYCDGWELRDQQLVVINRGATLMHFVPLLSGWSKQLVVCTNGPDELSEAEREELRAHNIPVFNAPIHSIQSNQGMVSHIKLEDGTEISCTGIFFKPELELGSDLPVALGCRMLDTGIIEVDEFGKTSVPGVYAAGDATTHLHQSIVAAASGAVSAAAINGELNQEEWRKSNV; encoded by the coding sequence ATGAAGGAAGTTGATGTTGTTATTATTGGAGGAGGTCCTGCAGGTTTAAGTGCTGGACTTGTACTAGGACGTGCTAGAAAGAAGACATTGATTATTGATGAGGGCCAACCGCGTAATGCAGTGACTAGAGAGGCTCATGGCTTTTTAACACGTGATGGCGTTAGCCCACATGACTTTCGAAAAATTGCGAAAGAACAGCTTCGCACTTATCCATCGGTTTCACATCTGGAAGATATCGTCAGGTTGATAGAAGGGGAAGATGGACAATTTTTGTTGGAAACTGTTTCGGGGGTGAAGATAGCCGCTAGTAAACTGCTGTTTGCTATCGGAATGAAGGATCGTGATCTTGGCATACCAGGGTTGGCAGAGGTCTATGGTAAGAGTGCGTTTGTATGCCCGTATTGTGATGGCTGGGAACTAAGGGATCAGCAATTAGTTGTCATAAACAGAGGAGCGACATTAATGCATTTTGTCCCATTGCTTTCTGGATGGTCGAAGCAGTTAGTAGTTTGTACAAATGGTCCCGATGAATTGAGTGAAGCAGAACGTGAAGAATTGCGCGCACATAATATCCCGGTATTTAATGCACCAATACATTCAATCCAATCAAATCAAGGCATGGTAAGCCATATCAAGCTTGAGGATGGGACGGAAATTTCGTGCACAGGGATTTTCTTCAAGCCGGAATTGGAACTTGGATCGGATTTGCCAGTTGCCCTTGGTTGCCGGATGTTGGATACTGGAATCATTGAAGTCGATGAGTTTGGAAAAACTAGTGTACCTGGTGTTTATGCAGCAGGGGATGCAACTACACACTTACACCAATCTATTGTTGCTGCTGCTTCAGGTGCTGTATCCGCAGCTGCAATAAACGGGGAATTAAATCAAGAAGAATGGCGGAAGAGCAACGTTTGA
- a CDS encoding GAP family protein, translating into MIEFIESLIPANIDFTTALLIIVLCAVIDILSPGVLAITAYILLIQKEKTASRLIVFLFSTQFCYFIMGILVYLGVGPILGIIESMANNQISSWFYTILGVAFVLISFYKPKKGMESRFLEWLPTQVSIRGMIILGIIVFAIEFTTALPYFYSILLMDGLAFHTGLSIGILLGYNAIMVLPSILLLIVFILCKNWIMNQLEQLRSKLVKAPLSSVLVGVAVIGAILFNIGIRGVLS; encoded by the coding sequence GTGATTGAATTCATTGAATCATTAATTCCTGCCAACATAGATTTCACAACAGCACTCCTCATTATTGTGCTCTGTGCTGTCATTGATATTTTAAGCCCCGGGGTATTGGCGATTACAGCTTATATCCTTCTCATACAAAAAGAAAAAACAGCATCGCGATTGATCGTTTTTTTATTTTCGACACAATTTTGCTATTTTATAATGGGTATCTTGGTTTATCTCGGAGTTGGGCCGATTCTTGGTATTATAGAAAGCATGGCGAACAATCAAATTTCAAGTTGGTTTTATACGATACTTGGAGTCGCCTTTGTACTCATTAGTTTTTATAAGCCTAAAAAAGGGATGGAATCCCGATTTTTGGAATGGTTACCTACGCAAGTGTCTATAAGAGGAATGATCATACTCGGTATTATTGTCTTTGCGATTGAGTTTACCACAGCTTTACCGTATTTTTACTCGATATTACTAATGGATGGTTTAGCGTTTCATACGGGTTTGTCCATTGGCATTTTACTTGGCTATAACGCGATTATGGTACTTCCTTCAATCTTACTATTGATCGTGTTTATACTATGTAAAAACTGGATAATGAATCAGCTTGAACAACTGCGATCAAAATTAGTAAAAGCTCCGTTGTCTTCTGTATTAGTCGGAGTGGCAGTTATTGGGGCGATTTTATTCAATATTGGCATCAGGGGAGTTCTATCTTGA
- a CDS encoding TetR/AcrR family transcriptional regulator: protein MPKIVDHDHKRKLIAETAWKIIETEGIEKASIRRIASEAGMSAGALRHYFSNQDELLLFIMDYFLARGKERSKNKSWSQDPFIAVQETLLELVPVDRDKQAEAGVWLVFVIRSLTSAALNTKKAELIEGEYILMEALLEILIKAGYVKKDIDIELEKLRLSAVIEGLSIHALLRPDLFTIEKTEQIITHHLKELCNQ from the coding sequence GTGCCGAAAATTGTTGATCATGATCACAAAAGAAAGCTCATCGCTGAAACGGCCTGGAAAATTATTGAAACCGAAGGTATTGAAAAAGCATCTATCCGCAGAATCGCATCTGAGGCTGGAATGTCTGCCGGAGCATTGAGACATTATTTCTCAAACCAGGATGAGTTACTATTATTTATCATGGATTATTTTCTTGCTCGCGGGAAAGAACGGTCGAAGAATAAATCATGGTCACAAGACCCTTTCATTGCGGTACAGGAAACGTTGTTAGAATTGGTTCCTGTCGATCGGGATAAACAAGCTGAAGCTGGCGTATGGCTGGTTTTCGTCATTCGTTCACTTACAAGTGCAGCTTTGAACACGAAAAAAGCTGAACTCATCGAAGGAGAATACATTTTAATGGAGGCACTGCTTGAAATCTTGATAAAGGCAGGATATGTAAAAAAAGACATAGATATTGAATTAGAAAAATTAAGGCTTTCTGCAGTCATTGAAGGTTTATCCATACATGCTCTATTAAGACCGGATTTATTCACCATTGAAAAAACGGAACAAATTATTACTCACCACTTAAAAGAACTTTGCAACCAATAA
- a CDS encoding TetR/AcrR family transcriptional regulator, producing MQYLKEEIKKRILIAALDEFKEKGYLSASVRNIASNADTALGTVYKYFRNKEDLFNSVVESVYSDLFATINKIIVADVNPNEKLIEIKNRILDIFKGNSKEVLILFGKSKGSKYENFKNEVVDVLHNIIQKEVFSRFEDKSIVKEPFIFYVLSTNFVEGLYTILKTQEDGEKISILIDQLMFFSFHGTESRFKEMSHI from the coding sequence ATGCAATATTTAAAAGAGGAAATTAAAAAACGAATCTTAATAGCTGCATTGGATGAATTTAAAGAGAAGGGTTATTTAAGTGCATCCGTTAGAAATATAGCCAGTAACGCAGATACTGCATTAGGTACAGTGTATAAATATTTTAGGAATAAGGAGGATTTGTTTAATTCTGTAGTAGAATCGGTTTATAGCGATTTGTTTGCTACGATCAATAAAATTATTGTTGCTGATGTTAACCCTAATGAAAAATTGATTGAAATTAAAAATAGGATTTTGGACATTTTTAAAGGAAACAGTAAAGAAGTCTTAATTCTTTTCGGTAAGAGTAAGGGATCTAAATATGAGAACTTTAAAAACGAGGTCGTGGATGTTCTTCATAATATTATTCAAAAAGAAGTATTCTCTCGTTTTGAAGATAAAAGCATTGTGAAAGAACCATTTATTTTCTATGTCCTATCAACAAACTTTGTAGAAGGATTATATACCATTTTAAAGACTCAAGAAGATGGGGAAAAAATTAGCATCCTCATTGACCAGTTGATGTTTTTCTCATTTCACGGTACTGAAAGCCGATTTAAAGAAATGTCTCACATTTAA
- a CDS encoding VanZ family protein, translating to MAIIVVKPIGFIDRIQSILENRSIGIWNYNVDPFRSISSYFRFKTTPFAFINILGNIVTFCPLGFLIPTIFTKYRKLSKTLLICLISIIGIESFQFVTMLGYFDVDDIILNMTGCLIGYFVYSGFRILARKIAKPEFRK from the coding sequence GTGGCGATCATTGTAGTAAAACCTATTGGTTTTATTGATAGAATACAATCCATACTTGAAAATAGGAGTATCGGGATCTGGAACTACAATGTAGATCCTTTTCGAAGTATCTCAAGTTATTTCCGTTTTAAAACGACTCCATTTGCCTTCATAAATATTTTGGGTAATATTGTTACGTTCTGTCCATTAGGATTCTTAATCCCTACTATTTTTACAAAGTACAGGAAACTTTCTAAGACTTTGTTGATTTGTTTAATCAGTATAATTGGGATCGAGAGTTTCCAATTTGTCACAATGTTAGGTTATTTTGATGTTGATGATATCATTTTGAATATGACAGGTTGTTTAATTGGATATTTTGTTTATAGTGGGTTTAGAATATTAGCCAGGAAAATAGCTAAACCTGAATTTCGAAAGTAA
- a CDS encoding DUF6431 domain-containing protein: protein MTKHEVILIPIYRWYCPACNKTISLLPEFLIPWARYATWVREAALKRKRKGFSWRQIAESTTTSSVRYSFRTLKRWWARHLHRAANAALWVAGQFIAGGVDEDMLRLYPTMMNPTPMDTLDWLNKLLSRFIPAGASRRGYWTFLNAGLPACSITLINSFSIRRQGARQAKVASKIALKIAWTASCPPDPTKYAPSLVSSVYGILS from the coding sequence GTGACGAAACACGAAGTCATCCTGATCCCCATCTACCGCTGGTACTGTCCTGCTTGTAATAAGACGATTTCCCTTCTTCCGGAATTTCTGATTCCATGGGCCCGGTATGCGACTTGGGTGCGAGAAGCGGCATTGAAGCGCAAGCGCAAGGGATTCTCTTGGCGGCAGATCGCAGAAAGCACGACAACATCTAGCGTACGTTACAGCTTCCGTACGTTGAAACGCTGGTGGGCAAGGCATTTGCACCGCGCAGCAAATGCGGCACTTTGGGTTGCCGGGCAATTCATTGCCGGGGGAGTAGACGAAGATATGCTCCGCCTTTACCCCACCATGATGAATCCAACGCCAATGGACACACTGGATTGGCTGAACAAACTGTTATCCCGATTCATCCCCGCTGGCGCATCTAGACGGGGCTATTGGACTTTTCTAAATGCAGGGTTACCTGCATGCAGCATCACGCTTATAAATTCCTTCAGCATCCGCCGCCAAGGAGCACGGCAAGCGAAAGTCGCCTCCAAAATCGCTTTAAAAATCGCCTGGACGGCAAGTTGCCCTCCCGATCCCACAAAATATGCGCCCTCCCTGGTTTCTAGCGTCTATGGGATACTCTCATAG
- a CDS encoding GerAB/ArcD/ProY family transporter, whose protein sequence is MKPMISRFQFYLLTINYILGTTLFVLIGRLVVQAGQDAWLMPLWAGSFGILVGLFWTFLFRYYPGKSLVQIPLEAWGRSLGTLVSVLYFLYFCILAGWALRNLSDFLNGTIMPETPKTVFHVMFLLVAFYTVAQGTEAIGRLNQIITPFLFFPFWFVLLLAMVNWDWGRLQPAFHSGLGAILQYHSFLGFPYMEAIALTMLFPLVKQGATRPFLLGLMTASLSLSMTLFMIIGLLGVERASQLTFPVYTTVQEISIGEVIVNIHSIISVILLILIFIKLLVLVYGASETLRQVFRPKTRWPHFLGLTILLSATALSIYENPIQNEEWDEKYTFIYDSFFVLLIPFLLLVTTWVKRTFEKRKGG, encoded by the coding sequence ATGAAGCCAATGATTTCCCGATTCCAGTTTTATCTGCTGACAATCAATTATATCCTCGGAACCACCCTTTTCGTGCTGATCGGGCGGCTAGTCGTACAGGCGGGACAGGATGCCTGGCTCATGCCCTTGTGGGCAGGAAGTTTTGGCATACTCGTCGGTCTGTTCTGGACTTTTCTTTTCCGATACTACCCGGGCAAAAGTCTGGTGCAAATCCCGCTGGAAGCTTGGGGACGTTCTCTGGGAACGCTTGTCTCCGTCTTGTATTTTCTTTATTTCTGTATTTTGGCTGGATGGGCTCTTCGAAATTTAAGCGATTTTTTAAATGGAACCATCATGCCGGAGACGCCGAAAACCGTTTTTCACGTCATGTTTTTGCTTGTCGCCTTTTACACGGTCGCTCAGGGGACGGAAGCCATCGGACGATTAAATCAAATCATCACTCCGTTTTTGTTCTTCCCGTTCTGGTTTGTTCTGTTGCTGGCAATGGTGAACTGGGATTGGGGAAGACTTCAGCCAGCTTTCCATTCCGGCCTGGGTGCCATTTTGCAATACCATTCCTTTTTGGGCTTTCCCTATATGGAAGCCATAGCGCTCACGATGCTTTTTCCGCTGGTCAAACAGGGGGCAACACGCCCCTTTTTGCTTGGGTTGATGACCGCTTCCCTTTCTCTTAGCATGACCTTGTTTATGATTATCGGTTTATTAGGAGTGGAGAGGGCGTCACAACTTACCTTTCCAGTGTATACGACCGTGCAGGAAATTTCCATCGGAGAGGTGATCGTCAACATCCATTCCATTATCTCCGTTATTTTACTGATTCTGATTTTTATCAAGCTGTTGGTACTCGTTTACGGAGCTTCCGAAACGCTGCGTCAAGTATTTCGTCCAAAAACCCGGTGGCCTCATTTTCTGGGTTTGACGATTTTGTTGTCGGCGACCGCCTTGTCCATCTATGAAAACCCGATCCAAAACGAGGAATGGGATGAAAAATATACATTCATATATGACAGTTTCTTTGTTCTACTGATCCCCTTTTTGTTGCTAGTGACAACATGGGTCAAACGCACGTTCGAGAAGCGAAAAGGAGGATGA
- a CDS encoding Ger(x)C family spore germination protein — MTNRYAAGLFILMMFTALLTACWDRTEMNELALVSMMGVDRDPESGKITVYYQIINPLSGTSAKGTSGGEQAPVYTYEISGSSFGEIKSTIYKMLPRKLFMAHCKVLLVSRRVAKQNIRDIVNFIEMQPNGRSSVPMLIVDGSISQVMRTLTPLERVPSDTIDSRLDLLIRNSLLVGKQIKVSDVIERMEKSDTIVLPLITGMTEAPSSNSGERSADIDANQNNFIIRGGAVFRDYRMAGKLNDTQLVWYHLLNGDRGRHVRQFQVEGKQVSVELRLVRIKREVFWKSDQPVVRIRMDLELSTAYTIESVPKSRNEVERLENRLNQIIADESLAFYQMIRERGWDLLSINDLLRKQTPNHPDIDQAAKNVQIEIRANTRLLRTGSMSQPYGGTG; from the coding sequence ATGACCAACCGGTATGCAGCGGGTCTGTTCATCCTGATGATGTTTACCGCCCTGCTTACGGCTTGCTGGGACAGAACGGAAATGAACGAACTGGCGCTGGTCAGTATGATGGGGGTGGACAGAGATCCTGAGAGCGGAAAAATAACCGTATATTACCAGATCATCAACCCGCTCAGCGGCACTTCCGCCAAAGGTACGTCGGGAGGCGAACAAGCCCCTGTATACACTTACGAAATCAGTGGATCCTCTTTTGGAGAAATCAAATCTACGATTTACAAAATGTTGCCGCGCAAGTTATTTATGGCCCACTGCAAGGTGCTGCTCGTTTCTCGACGGGTGGCCAAACAAAACATACGCGATATTGTCAACTTTATCGAAATGCAACCTAATGGCCGTTCGTCGGTCCCGATGCTGATTGTCGACGGATCGATATCTCAGGTCATGAGAACATTAACTCCCCTGGAGCGGGTGCCGTCTGACACGATCGATTCCAGGCTCGACCTGCTGATCCGGAATTCGCTCCTAGTGGGAAAACAGATCAAGGTCAGTGATGTCATTGAACGGATGGAAAAGTCAGATACGATCGTATTACCGTTGATCACCGGAATGACAGAGGCACCTTCTTCCAACAGCGGGGAAAGGTCGGCGGATATCGACGCCAATCAAAACAACTTTATCATCCGAGGCGGGGCGGTTTTCCGTGATTATCGCATGGCGGGCAAACTGAATGATACGCAACTGGTCTGGTACCATTTGCTAAATGGCGATCGAGGTCGCCACGTGCGACAGTTTCAGGTGGAAGGAAAACAGGTATCCGTGGAATTGAGACTGGTTCGCATAAAACGTGAGGTCTTCTGGAAATCCGACCAACCTGTCGTTCGGATCCGCATGGACCTCGAACTTTCCACTGCCTATACAATCGAGTCCGTCCCGAAGTCTCGGAACGAGGTGGAGAGACTTGAAAACAGACTGAATCAGATCATAGCAGACGAGTCGCTTGCTTTCTATCAAATGATAAGGGAGCGTGGCTGGGATCTGTTAAGCATCAACGACTTGTTGCGCAAACAAACGCCAAATCATCCGGATATCGACCAAGCGGCGAAAAATGTACAAATTGAGATTCGTGCAAATACCCGGCTGCTCCGAACGGGAAGCATGAGTCAACCTTATGGAGGAACAGGATGA